The Limibacillus sp. region CGCGGTGCCACTTTTCTTGTTTATGGGATACGTGGTGGAAAGAGCGAACATCGTAAACCGGCTGTTCTTCTCTTTCCAATTGGCAGCACGCCACCTGCCTGGTTCTATGGCCGTAGCTGCGCTGGCCACCTGCGCTGTCTTCGCGACGGCCACGGGCATCATCGGTGCCGTCGTGACGCTGATGGGCATGCTGGCCTTCCCGGCCATGCTGGAGGCCAAGTACGACCAGCGCTTCGCCTCCGGCGTGATCTGCGCGGGTGGCTGCCTCGGCATCCTGATCCCACCCAGCATCATGCTGATCGTCTATGCGGCCATCGCCGAGATATCGCCGCTGCGGCTCTACGCCGGCGCCCTCTTTCCGGGTTTGATGCTCGCGGGCTTCTACATGATCTACGTGGTGACGCGCGCCACCATTAATCCGAAGCTAGCACCCAAGCCGAAGGTCGAGGATATCTCGATCGCGACGGTGGCCAGCGAGCTGTTGAAGTCCTTCGTGCCCCTTGCCGTCCTGATCTTATCGGTGCTGGGCGCGATCCTGGCTGGCTTGGCGACGCCTGCGGAAGCAGCGGCGGTCGGCGCGGCTGGCGGTCTCGTCCTCGCGGTGATCTACCGTTCGCTTACCTGGGAGCGGCTGAAGGAATCCGTCTATCTGACCGCAAAGACCTCGGCTATGGTTTGCTGGCTCTTCGTCGGATCCTGGACCTTCGCCTCGGTTTTCTCCTATCTAGGCGGGCACGACATCATCAAGGACTGGTTCCTGTCCCTCGACATCGGGACAGTCGGCTTCCTGATCTTGGCACAAACTGTCATCTTCTTGCTCGGTTGGCCTTTGGAATGGACGGAGATCATCATCATCTTCGTGCCGATCTTCCTGCCAATGCTGGAGACCTTCAATGTCGAGCCGCTGTTCTTCGGCATGCTCGTGGCGCTCAACCTGCAAACCTCCTTCCTGACACCGCCCATGGCTATGGCGGCCTATTATCTGAAGGGGGTGGCACCACCCTACGTGAAGCTGACGGATATCTTCGCCGGCATCATGCCATACCTGGCGATCGTCATCTTCACGATGGTGCTGCTCTACAACTTCCCAGGCATCGCACTCTGGCTGCCGGAGTACCTCTTCGGCCCTCCGAGTAATTGACGGAGGTGATTGAGAGTGTGCCGATGAAGACTGAGACGCTGACCTTTAGCGCCTTGGAGGCGGCAAAAGCGGTCCGCAATGGCGAGATCACCTGCGAAGAGCTGGTGCAGGCTTGCCTGGACAGGATCGAAGAGTTCGACGGAGAGATCGGGGCCTGGGCCCACCTCTCCGCCGAACATGCCCTGACCCAGGCTAGGCAGGCGGACAAGTTCCGCCGCCTTGGCCGTGGCGTCGGGCCGCTCCATGGCGTGCCGGTTGGCATCAAGGACATCATCGACACCAAGGACTTTCCCACCGAACAGGGCTCGCCGATCCACCAGGGTCGGCGCCCCGTCGAAGACGCCACGCTGGTCGCGAAACTGCGGGAGGCGGGCGCGATCATCCTGGGCAAGACGGTCACCACCGAGTTCGCGGTCATGCATCCAGGCAAGACCGTCAACCCTCACGACACCGGCCGCACGCCCGGCGGCTCGTCGAGCGGCTCGGCCGCAGCGGTCGCCGCCAAGATGGTGCCACTCGCGGTGGGCACCCAGACGAACGGTTCCGTCATCCGGCCCGCGGCCTTCTGCGGTGTTGTCGGATACAAGCCCACCTACGGTCTCATCTCCCGCCACCGCGTGCTGCGGCAATCGCCACCGCTCGATCAGATCGGGGTCTTCGCCAACTCGGTTGAAGACGCCGGGCTCATGGCACAGGCCATGATGGGTTACGACGACCGGGATGAGGCGACACGGCCCCAGGCCTCTCCCGACCTCTGGCGGCTCCTCTCGGAAGACCCGCCGATGACCCCGCGCCTGGGCTTCGTCAAGGGACCGGTCTGGAATCAGGCCGAGGACTCGACGAAGGAAGCCTTCGCCGAGTTGGTGGACTTCCTGGGTGAGACTGCCGAGGAGGCTGAAATCGCCCCCGTCTTCGACGAGGTGATTGACCTGCACCGCATGGTGATGGAGGCCGACCTGGCAAAGAATATCGGCCCCAACCTGGAGCGCGCGCCGGATCAGGTAAGCAAGATCCTGACCGAGATGATCGTACGGGGCCGAGAGGTGAAGGCTGTCGCCTACAATCTGGCGATCGACCGGATCAAGCTCCTGCCGCTTGGGCTTGATGAACTCTTCGAGACTTACGACGCCATCATCACCCCCGCCACGGCCGGAGAGGCGCCCAAAGGGCTGGAGACGACGGGAAGCCCAGCTTTCTGCACGCTCTGGACCTTTTGCGGAATGCCGGCGATCACGCTGCCTATTCTGAGCGGCGCGGAGGGCCTCCCCCTCGGCGTTCAGTTGGTTGGGCGCAAGGGCGAAGACGGAAAGCTGCTGCGCACGGCGCGCTGGCTCATGGAACAGGTGGCGCTGGACGCCGCCGCGGACGCATGAACCCGAAAGGAGGGTTATCAGGCGCCGCGGTCATACAAGACCTGCGTGATAGCTAACGCAGCCCCTCTAATCCCGTGAACACGACAGGCGGCGCGATGTCCTTCTGGAAGGCCTATTTCCGGGTTCCCGCCAGCATGATCGTCTGGGTGATGGAGACCTTCGCCGCCAACCGGGCGCGTCTGGCCTCTTTCGTCGGTCAGCCCCGCGTCGCTTCATTCCTCAAAGGTCTCTTCTGCATCACGCTCATCGTCTGGCTGGCCATCGCTTTCCTCATTGCCGATGAAGACGCCGGTCACCGCTTCACCGAGGCGGTCAAGGAATACGTCCCGCAAACCAAGGAATGGGGCCTTATCGACTAGACGCGACCGCTTTTCCCGCTGGCAAAAGCAGCGCGGCGCGGATAGAAGATGCGCCCATGACCAAGCAACAAACAGCAAGCAAGAGCCCCAGCGTTGGCATCGTGTCGCTCGGCTGCCCCAAGGCGCTGGTGGATTCCGAGCGGATCCTGACCCAGCTGCGCGCCACGGGCTACAGCATCTCGGGCGACTACGAGGGTTCCGACGTAGTGATCGTCAACACCTGCGGCTTCCTCGACAGCGCCAAGGCCGAGAGCCTGGAGGCCATCGGTGAGGCGATCAGCGCCAACGGCCGGGTGATCGTGACGGGCTGCATGGGCGGCGACCCAGAGGAAATCCGCAAGGCGCATCCGAAGGTTCTGGCCGTCACCGGGCCCCAGCAGTACGAGGCGGTCGTAAGCGCGGTCCGCGAAGCGGCCCCTGCCCCTGCAAACCCCTACGTCGATCTGGTGCCCGAACAGGGCCTGAGGCTGACGCCGCGTCACTACGCCTATCTGAAGATATCGGAAGGCTGCAATCACTCCTGCAGCTTTTGCATCATCCCCGACCTGCGCGGCAAACTGGTGAGCCGCAAGGCCAACGACGTTCTATACGAAGCCGAACGTCTGGTTCGCGCCGGAGTCCAGGAACTGCTCGTCATCTCCCAGGACACCTCGGCCTACGGCGTGGACATCAAGCACGCCGAGAGCCGCTATCACAGCGAAAGCGTCCCGGCGCGCTTCTACGACCTCTGCGAAGCCCTGGGCGAGTTTGGGGTCTGGGTCCGGCTGCACTACGTCTATCCCTACCCGCATGTGGATCATGTCATCCCCTTGATGGCGGAGGGCAAAGTGCTGCCTTATCTCGACATCCCCTTCCAGCACGCCTCCCCGCGCATCCTGAAGGACATGAAGCGACCCGCCGCCCAGGCCAAGACCCTGGAGCGGATCGCGGCCTGGCGCTCGCTCTGCCCCGATCTGACTCTGCGTTCCACCTTCATCGTCGGCTTCCCCGGGGAGACTGAGGAAGACTT contains the following coding sequences:
- a CDS encoding TRAP transporter large permease subunit → AVPLFLFMGYVVERANIVNRLFFSFQLAARHLPGSMAVAALATCAVFATATGIIGAVVTLMGMLAFPAMLEAKYDQRFASGVICAGGCLGILIPPSIMLIVYAAIAEISPLRLYAGALFPGLMLAGFYMIYVVTRATINPKLAPKPKVEDISIATVASELLKSFVPLAVLILSVLGAILAGLATPAEAAAVGAAGGLVLAVIYRSLTWERLKESVYLTAKTSAMVCWLFVGSWTFASVFSYLGGHDIIKDWFLSLDIGTVGFLILAQTVIFLLGWPLEWTEIIIIFVPIFLPMLETFNVEPLFFGMLVALNLQTSFLTPPMAMAAYYLKGVAPPYVKLTDIFAGIMPYLAIVIFTMVLLYNFPGIALWLPEYLFGPPSN
- the rimO gene encoding 30S ribosomal protein S12 methylthiotransferase RimO, with the protein product MTKQQTASKSPSVGIVSLGCPKALVDSERILTQLRATGYSISGDYEGSDVVIVNTCGFLDSAKAESLEAIGEAISANGRVIVTGCMGGDPEEIRKAHPKVLAVTGPQQYEAVVSAVREAAPAPANPYVDLVPEQGLRLTPRHYAYLKISEGCNHSCSFCIIPDLRGKLVSRKANDVLYEAERLVRAGVQELLVISQDTSAYGVDIKHAESRYHSESVPARFYDLCEALGEFGVWVRLHYVYPYPHVDHVIPLMAEGKVLPYLDIPFQHASPRILKDMKRPAAQAKTLERIAAWRSLCPDLTLRSTFIVGFPGETEEDFQMLLDWLSEAEIDRLGCFKYEPVEGARANALGDPVPEELKQERWDRLMQHQQAISETRMRAKIGSRIEVIVDEVDEEGAIARSQADAPEIDGNVFLNGVTELEPGDLLEVEVEEADHYDLWASPVPLDD
- a CDS encoding amidase, with the translated sequence MKTETLTFSALEAAKAVRNGEITCEELVQACLDRIEEFDGEIGAWAHLSAEHALTQARQADKFRRLGRGVGPLHGVPVGIKDIIDTKDFPTEQGSPIHQGRRPVEDATLVAKLREAGAIILGKTVTTEFAVMHPGKTVNPHDTGRTPGGSSSGSAAAVAAKMVPLAVGTQTNGSVIRPAAFCGVVGYKPTYGLISRHRVLRQSPPLDQIGVFANSVEDAGLMAQAMMGYDDRDEATRPQASPDLWRLLSEDPPMTPRLGFVKGPVWNQAEDSTKEAFAELVDFLGETAEEAEIAPVFDEVIDLHRMVMEADLAKNIGPNLERAPDQVSKILTEMIVRGREVKAVAYNLAIDRIKLLPLGLDELFETYDAIITPATAGEAPKGLETTGSPAFCTLWTFCGMPAITLPILSGAEGLPLGVQLVGRKGEDGKLLRTARWLMEQVALDAAADA